DNA sequence from the Betaproteobacteria bacterium genome:
TAAACCCGAATTCCAAAATCCCGGCGCTCATGGACTATAGCGAGCAGCCGCCGCGACGCGTGTTCGAATCCGGCGCGATCCTGCTCTACCTGGCGGACCAATTCAGCGCCTTCCTACCAAAGGATCGCGGCAAGCGCACCGAAGCGCTGAACTGGCTGTTCTGGCAGATGGGCTCAACGCCCTATGTCGGCGGCGGCTTCGGGCATTTCTATGCCTATGCGCCGGTGAAGATCAAATACGCCATCGACCGTTTTGCAATGGAGGTGAAACGCCTGCTCGACGTGCTCGACCGGCAGCTTGCGGGCAATCAATTCATCGCCGGCGACGAATACACGATCGCCGATATGGCGATCTGGCCGTGGTACGGCAACGGCATGTTGAACGGCGCCTCCTACAACGATCCGCGCAAGTTCCTGCAGACGCACGAATACAAAAACCTGGCGCGCTGGACGAAAGAAATCGGCGAGCGCCCGACCGTCAAGCGCGGGCGCATGGTCAACCGCACCAGCGGGCCGCCTGAAGAACAATTGCACGAGCGCCATGACGCCAGCGACTTCAGGACGAAAACGCAAGACAAGATCGCCGCGCGCGGGTAACCCCACCGTAATCCCTCCGCCGGATCTGGCGAGCCTGAAGAGAAGCGCGAACCGCGCGGCCTTTCCAACGCGTATCAGCAGCTTCCCTGGGGTGTTGCCCGATGTGATCCTCGTCAATGCCTCGCCGACGCCCTCGAGCGGCCATTAGCCGCCGATCCGCGGTTTCAACGCTCGCGCCGCGTTCGTGCCGTTCTTTTTCGAGGCATACAAGGTGCGCTCATGGTTGCGTTTGGATTTTGATTCCATGAGGTCTCCGCCTATCATCGGAACGTTTCACTTACGGAGTGACCGACCATGGCACGCAAACGGGTCCTGATCACCGGCGCAGCCGGCTACCTCTCGCGCCAGCTCTTGCCCGTGTTCCGCGAGCGCTATGACGTTGTGTTGCTGGACCGACGCAAACCGCACGATATCGACGACATCATCGAGGTCGATCTCGTCAATCCCGACATCGATACCTATCGCGAGCACTTCAAGGGAGTCGATGCGATCGTTCACAACACGCGCAGCACTCGCCCGGGCGTGAATACCGGCGCACCGCGGCAGTGGCTCAAGGACCGACCGCTGGGCGATCTGGAGGGTTACTACGTCGAGCGCGATTCGCTCGACATGGCCTATCACGTGTTTCGCCTCGCCCAGGAAGAAGGCGTCACTCGCGTCGTAACGGCGAGCTCGAACCACGCCACCGACTGGTACGAAACCAAACTGCACGACGGCCGCATGGATTCTTGCGATCACACGACCTATCCGCTTTCGGACAACTTCTACGGCTGGGCGAAGATCGCCTATGAGAATCTCGGCTTTATTTTCGCCACCGGTCGTTTCGGCAGGCCGGTCGAAAACATTCACATCCGCATCGTCGTGCCGCGCCCGGTCGATGGCGCGAAGCTTGCGAAGAACCAGACCACCTACAAGCGTGATCTGGCGGGCTACATCAGCGAGCGCGATCTGCAGCAACTCTACATGAAATCCGTCGAGACGCCCGACATCCGCAACGCCGACGGCGTGCCGTGGCACTGCTTCTATGGCGTGTCCGACAATACGCGCTCATGCTGGAGCATCGCCAACGCCCGGCAAGTGATCGGTTATGCGCCGCAGGACGACTCCGAGCGCGTGTTCGCCGACGACATTGCCCGCTTTGTGACCAGCAACGGGCGCACCGTGGCTTGAACGCCGCAAAGCACTCCGGAAGACTTGGATGCCCGCGTTGCCCTACACCTACGCGATCGTCTAGCTCGACGAGGGTGTGCGCGTCCCAGCGAACATCGTCGAGTGCGCGCCGGAAGACGTCCGGGTGGACATGCCCGTCGTCGCCGTCTTCGATGACGTTTCGGTGGAGTGGATGCTGGTGAAGTTCAAGCCGGCCTAACGATCATGCGGGGGGATCATGGTGTTTGGCACCACCCCCGAAGGACACGTCGTGTCCGGCGGTAGCTGCTCTTCGGCCTGCACGGCCATTCGGCCGCCGTGGCTTTTCGGTCAGCAATACATTGGTTACCTGCCGTTCAGCCGTGAATCGATTCGAACGGCAGCTTCTCGATCTGGCGAACGCGAACTTCCGACCCGAACCTGCCGGTCAATCTCCTCCGAAGCGGACGGTTAACGCCTGAATTACAGTAAGCCGATCCGCGAAGCGGCTTCGGCTTGAATGAATTGTTAGGCCGCCGATCGTTCCGTTGAGGTTACTTGTAGGCCACGCCCGCACTTGCGGGACCCGCCAATGGAATAACTTCGGTCCTACTGAAGCCGGCCGCGCGACACCATCCAGAAAAATCAGCACCAGTGAAATCGAATGCGTCGCCGAACTCGATCAACATATTGATCGACATCATCAGCCCGAAAGCGTTCTCGCGTCTCGCGTCGTCGATCAGGTTCTCAATGACGACGAACGCACCTCCTGGAGGCAAGGCATCATAGGCGGCACGGACGAGATGCATTTTCTTTTCTAGATTCCAGTCGTGGAGGATCATACCCATTGTGATCACATCGGCCTTCGGCAGCGGCTCCGTAAAGAAATCAAGCGGCTTCGCGGAGATTCGATCTGAGAGTCCCGCGGCCTCGATTTTGCGCTCTGCGATCCGGGTAGCGGCCGGGAGGTCCGCAGAAGTGCATCGAAGATGAGGATGTTTCTTGGCCACAAGCATTGACAGCAATCCCGTCGCGCCACCCACGTCACAGACCGTGCGATAGCGAGAGAAATCGAACTTCTCGGCCAAGGCCTGAAAATTGCCCGCAGAAATCCCGCTCATCGCATCCATGAATTGCTCGAGCCGCTCGGGTTTGCTGTAGAGCTCAGCGAACATGGACTCGCCGGTTTGTTTGATCTCGTTTTGTGGGATGCCAGTCCGGAGGGCATCGGTGAGCTCGCCCCAGAACCGATAAAGGCGGGCGTTGGCCATTTCCAAGAAGCCGCCGATGAACTGAGGGCTGTGTCGATCGAGGAACAACGCAGTTTCCTCCGTATTGCGATATCGAGCCTCAGGGCCATTGCCGTCACGGTCGAGAAAACGAAGCGCCACCAGCGTGTCGAAGAAATCGGGATTTGCTCTCGGATGCAACTGAAGAGCGTCCTGCAGCTCGCGGCCAGTCATGGAATTGGCGCCAAGTTCTGTAAAAAGCCCTAGCTCTACCGCAGAGAGCAGGACTTTGGCTGGCCAGAAGGCCATGCCGACCTCCATGATTCGGGCCGGGGACAGTGGGTTCA
Encoded proteins:
- a CDS encoding NAD-dependent epimerase/dehydratase family protein, producing MARKRVLITGAAGYLSRQLLPVFRERYDVVLLDRRKPHDIDDIIEVDLVNPDIDTYREHFKGVDAIVHNTRSTRPGVNTGAPRQWLKDRPLGDLEGYYVERDSLDMAYHVFRLAQEEGVTRVVTASSNHATDWYETKLHDGRMDSCDHTTYPLSDNFYGWAKIAYENLGFIFATGRFGRPVENIHIRIVVPRPVDGAKLAKNQTTYKRDLAGYISERDLQQLYMKSVETPDIRNADGVPWHCFYGVSDNTRSCWSIANARQVIGYAPQDDSERVFADDIARFVTSNGRTVA
- a CDS encoding methyltransferase, with the protein product MNPLSPARIMEVGMAFWPAKVLLSAVELGLFTELGANSMTGRELQDALQLHPRANPDFFDTLVALRFLDRDGNGPEARYRNTEETALFLDRHSPQFIGGFLEMANARLYRFWGELTDALRTGIPQNEIKQTGESMFAELYSKPERLEQFMDAMSGISAGNFQALAEKFDFSRYRTVCDVGGATGLLSMLVAKKHPHLRCTSADLPAATRIAERKIEAAGLSDRISAKPLDFFTEPLPKADVITMGMILHDWNLEKKMHLVRAAYDALPPGGAFVVIENLIDDARRENAFGLMMSINMLIEFGDAFDFTGADFSGWCRAAGFSRTEVIPLAGPASAGVAYK
- the yghU gene encoding glutathione-dependent disulfide-bond oxidoreductase, producing the protein MTDTPQYTPPEVWVWEKGDSPNWRYSNTNRPVAGATHEKELPRGKHPLQLYSLGTPNGVKVTIMLEELLAAGHSGAEYDAWLIRIGEGDQFGSGFVGVNPNSKIPALMDYSEQPPRRVFESGAILLYLADQFSAFLPKDRGKRTEALNWLFWQMGSTPYVGGGFGHFYAYAPVKIKYAIDRFAMEVKRLLDVLDRQLAGNQFIAGDEYTIADMAIWPWYGNGMLNGASYNDPRKFLQTHEYKNLARWTKEIGERPTVKRGRMVNRTSGPPEEQLHERHDASDFRTKTQDKIAARG